The DNA segment ATACGGTGACAGCCAGGAGCAGGGCCTCGCAAAGCATCGCGATCGAGGTTGCAATGGCTGCCCCCCACAGACCGAAATGCGGGATCAGGAGCATGTTGAGCGTGACATTCAGTGCGAGCATGAATGCGTAGATGCCCGCACATGCATTCTGCTGCCCGCTCATGGTGAGAAGGCTTTCTGCAGGGCCGACACATGCGCGCGCGACAACCGCTGCGACGAGCAGCAGCAGAAGTGGATAGGCGGTCGTGAATTCCGAGCCGAACAGCATCAGAATCGGCTTGCCCAGCGCCAGAACGACGAGACCCATAGCCAGCGATGGCCAGAAGGTCCAGTTCACGCTCTGGCGCACGAAGCGGGCGAGCGCTGCGTGATCGCCGGCGTGGATCAGAGTGGCATAGCGCTGTGCCACGCCTGCTTTCACAGCGAAATAGACGAAGTGGACGAGCGCCAGCGTCTTCACCGCGGCATAGTAGATTGCCACATCTGTCGGCTGCATGTAGCGACCAACCATCAGCACATCGGCATTGGTCTGCAGGAAGAAGATGCTTTCGACGAGAAAGATCGGCAGGCTGACGGCAACCCAGTCGCTCATACGGAAGCGTTGCGGCTCGGTGATCTTCTCGGTGCGCTGAACGCGCATGCCGATGGCTTGCGCGATGGTGGTGAGCCACGTCGCGAGTATCGCTGCCAGAACCGCGTTTTCCGCGTCCGGCTCGTATCCAGCCAGATGGATCCCAAAGAGGAACAGGAGCAGCAGCACCGGGCGCAGCACATAAGTCGGCGCGAGCGCCAGAAGCGGCCAGGCATTGGCACGTGCAATGCCCTGCAGCTGGTCGCCCAGCGCGATCATCGGCAGGCAGACGAGGCCGAGATAGAAGGGCAGGATGTAGTAGCGTTCGATCTGTGCCTCGAAGAGCCAGAGCCCGAACCAGCCAGCGGCCATGAATGCCGATGAGGAGAACAGGACGAAGATCCGGCTGGCATTCACCATGCCCCGAAGCTCTCCGAACATGTTTTTTGCCCGGTATTCCGGAATGAAGCGTATCACGGAGGTGTGAAAGCCAAGGCAGCTGATATTGCCCAGGATGATCACCGTCACCCAGACGAGCACGAATATCCCGTATTCGAAGCCGCCCATATAGCGCGCCAAGAGCACCTGGCTTGCGAAGGCGATGACCGCGTTGATGATGCGCAGGCTGAAGGCTATGAGCGACATCCGGCCGGCCTGGCCGTTGCCATTGGCGGAGGCGAGCATGGCATCAAGACGTTGTGCGAAAGGATAGGCGCGCGCAGCAAGCCGCTCCGGAAGGAAACGTTCAGCCGTTGTCGCTGCCGAAAAGCGCACCCAAACCCCCACAAATCCAATCGATACCACCTGCAGGTAGCAGAGAGGATTTAAGAAACAGTTGGATGCATGGCCCCAAAGCCATGCATGTCGGCAAAGCACCGAGCCTTACGGCAAAGAAAAAGGGCGCGCCGAAACCGGCACGCCCTTTTATCAGTTCGGCAACTCAGCCTCAGGCAAAGGCGCCGTGGCAGTGCTTGTATTTCTTGCCGGAGCCGCAGGGGCAGGGCTCGTTGCGCGCCACCTTGCCCCAGGTCGAGGGATCGTTGGGATCGCGCTGTTCCGGCGCGACGACCTGCGTCTCGTTGCGCGCAAGCGTCATCGTGTCGCCGCCGAAATCGTCCTCGCCGGTAGTGGCGTCGATATGGTGTCCTTCGCCTTCCGGCGTCTGAGGCGGCGGTGCGTCGGCAGCCTCGCGAACGAGTTCGACGCGCATGAGCTGCTCGGTGACGGCGGTGCGCAGATTTGCGAGCATGGCCTGGAAAAGCTCGAAGGCTTCGGACTTGTATTCGTTCAGCGGATCACGCTGCGCATAGCCTCGGAAGCCGACGACCGAGCGCAGATGGTCGAGATTGACCAGATGCTCGCGCCACAGGCCATCGAGCGTCTGCAGGAGAATGGATTTCTCGACATAGGTCATGATGTCGGGGCCGAAACGCTCCGCACGGTCGGCGGCGGCCTTGTCGGCAGCCTCGGTGATGCGCTCGCGGATATCGTCTTCGGCAATGCCTTCCTCGGCAGCCCATTCATCGACCGGCAGGTCGAGATTGAGCGACTGGCGAACGGCCTTCTTCAGACCTTCGACATCCCACTGCTCGGCATAGGCCTTTTCCGGAATATGCGTCGCCACGAGATCATCGATCACGTCGTGGCGCATTTCCGCGACGGTTTCGGTGAGGTTTTCGCCGTCCATCAGTTCCAGACGCTGCTCAAAGACCACCTTGCGCTGGTCATTCATAACGTCATCGAATTTCAGGAGGTTCTTGCGGATATCGAAGTTGCGCGCTTCGACCTTCTTCTGCGCCTTTTCGAGCGCCTTGTTGATCCAGGGGTGGACGATGGCCTCGTCTTCCTTGAGGCCGAGCTTCTGCAGCATTCCGTCCATGCGGTCGGAGCCGAAGATGCGCATCAGGTCATCCTGCAGCGACAGGTAGAACTTCGAGCGGCCCGGATCACCCTGGCGGCCAGAACGGCCGCGCAGCTGGTTGTCGATGCGGCGGCTTTCATGGCGCTCGGTTGCCAGAACGTAGAGGCCACCTGCGGCCTTGGCCTGTTCCTTCAGCCGCTGAACGTCTTCGCGGATCGCCTTTTCCTTCGCATCGCGCTCGGGGCCTGCCGGCATGTCGCCCAGCTCTTCCTCGATGCGCATGTCCGGATTTCCGCCAAGCTGGATGTCGGTACCGCGGCCGGCCATGTTGGTGGCGATGGTCACGGCACCGGGCTTGCCGGCCTGTGCAACGATCTGCGCCTCGCTCTCATGGTGGCGGGCGTTGAGGACCTGGAACTCCTTGATCCCTTCCTTGAGGAGATGCTCGGCAAGAAGCTCGGACTTCTCGATAGAGGTGGTGCCGACCAGAACGGGCTGGCCTTTCGCCTGAGCTTCCTTGATGTCGCGTACGATGGCGCGGTACTTCTCCGTCACCGTGCGGTAGACTTCATCATCCTCATCCATACGCTGGATGGGAAGATTGGTCGGGATCTCGGCAACGTCGAGGCCGTAGATATTGCCGAACTCTTCCGCTTCCGTGGAGGCCGTACCGGTCATGCCGGCCAGCTTGTCATACATGCGGAAATAGTTCTGGAAGGTGATGGAGGCCAGCGTCTGGTTTTCCGGCTGGATGGACACGCCTTCCTTAGCCTCGAGCGCCTGGTGCAGACCTTCCGAATAGCGGCGGCCGGGCATCATGCGACCGGTGAACTCGTCAATGATGACGAGTTCGTCGTTGCGCACGATGTAATCCTTGTCGCGCTGGAAAAGCTTGTGTGCCTTCAGCGCATTGTTGAGGTGGTGCACGACGGCGACATTCTCGACATCGTAGAGAGCCTCGCCCTTGAAGAGGTCGGCCTCGCGCAGCATGTCCTCGACCTTTTCCGTGCCCTGCTCGGTAAAGGTGGCGGTGCGCTGCTTCTCGTCTATCTCGTAGTCTTCCTCGGTGAGAAGCGGGATGAAGCTGTCGATCTTTGCGTAGAGCTCGGAGCGATCATCAAGAGGACCTGAAATGATGAGTGGCGTGCGCGCCTCGTCAATCAGGATCGAATCGACCTCATCGACGATCGCGAAGGCATGGCCGCGCTGCACCATCTGGGCGCGCTCATATTTCATGTTGTCGCGCAGATAGTCGAAGCCGAGTTCGTTGTTGGTGGCGTAGGTGATGTCGCAGGCATATGCCGCGCGACGTTCCTCATCGGACATTCCGTGGACGATGATGCCGGTGCTCAAGCCAAGAAAGCCATAGAGCTTGCTCATCCACTCGGCATCGCGACGGGCGAGGTAGTCGTTCACGGTGACGACGTGCACGCCGTTGCCAGGCAGCGCGTTGAGATAGACGGGCAAGGTGGCGACAAGGGTCTTGCCCTCACCGGTCTTCATCTCGGCGATGGAGCCTTCATGGAGAACCATGCCGCCGATAAGCTGTACATCGAAGGGGCGCATGCCCAGCGAGCGCCGTGCGGCTTCGCGGACGACAGCGAATGCCGTAACGATAAGATCATCCAGCTTCTTGCCATTGGCGAGCTGCTCGCGGAATTCGGCAGTCTTGCCTCGCAGCGCCTCGTCGGAAAGCGCTTCCATTTCCTTTTCCAGATCGCCGATAGCAGCGACCTGAGGACGAAGCTTCTTGATGCGGCGATCATTGGAAGAGCCAAAAATCTTGCGGGCAAAGCCGCCGACACTGACCATCATATGGTCCTTTCAAATCTCGTAAGACCGGCAGGATTGCCGGCCGGATCCGCCAGAAACGCGCCCCAACAGCAAGGCCTACGCATAGGGTTGACCCGGAATTGTCTTCTGGACGCAAAGTTGTTGGAGAGATAAGAGGGGCATTCCGCGATGTCAACGTCGCGCGGAGGGCTTGGCGGCCCGCAAACTTCCGCCATATATACATGGTTTCAGACTGTTCAGAGCCCTTACGAACAGGCCACCAGTCACACTTTCCGGGAGTAGTTCATGTTTCTTTCCACCCACCGCACCCTTGTTACGCGCGCAGCCGTTGTGGCGCTGGCCGCAAGCCTTTTTGCAGGTTCGGCCGTCGCGCAGGACGACAAGGTGGTGGCCACGCTGAATGGCGAAGAGATCACCGAAGCTGATATCGCAATGGCGCAGCAGGAGCTCGGCCAGCAGTTCGCGCAGCTTCCGGAGGACCAGCGCCGTGCAGCCGCACTTTCCGCGATAATCGATGTTCGCGTCTTTGCCGATGCCGCAGAAGAGCAGGGCCTGCACGAGAACGAGGAGTTCAAGAACCGCATCGAATTCCTGCGTCAGCGCGCTCTCCACAGCGCCTATATCGAGCAGTCGGTAATGAACGAGATTACCGATGAGGCCGTGCGCGCGCGTTATGACAAGCAGATCTCCGAGATGAAGCCGGTCGAAGAAGTTCGCGCACGTCACATCCTCGTAGAGACCGAGGAAGAGGCAAAGGAAGTCATAAAGCAGCTTGACGATGGTGGCGACTTTGCCGAGATCGCCAAGGAGAAGTCGAAGGATGGCGCTGCCGCTGAGGGCGGTGACCTCGGCTACTTCACCAAGGGTCGCATGGTTCCGGAATTCGAAGAAGCCGCTTTCGGTCTCGAGGCCGGCAGCTATTCCAAGGAACCGGTCAAGACGCAGTTCGGCTTCCACGTGATCAAGGTCGAGGACAAGCGCAACCAGCAGCCGCCGGCATTCGAGCAGGTTCAGAACCAGTTCCGTTCGGTTGTCTTCCGCGATCTCTATGTAGAACAGCTTGCCAAGCTGCGCGGTGACGCCAATGTCGAGATCGAGGACGAGGCGTTGAAGGGGCAGGTCGATACGCTTCTGCGCCAGCAGCTTGGTCAGGCTGAGCCTGAGGCTGAAGGCGAAAAGGCCGAATAGGCAGCGCTTTCGTTTAGCAGCGCAATACGGAAACCGCCGGCACTGACCGGCGGTTTTTTCTTGTGCAGGTCAAAAGGCCGTATCGGTGCGTTGCGGCTGTCGACCATGCTTTGACCTTGCGTGAAAGCTTGCAATCAGGCACACGAAACCGCAGTTTCACAAGCCTTTCGGATCAGCTCATGTCTGACGCTATTTCACCCCTTGCGCCCAAGTCCTATCCCAAAATGCCGGAAGTCGCCGGTGTGCGTATCGCCACCGCCGAGGCGGGTATCAAGTATAGGGGCCGAAAGGATCTTCTCCTGATGGTCTTTGATGCTGGCACCGAGGCTGCCGGTGTATTCACGCGTTCGAAATGCCCATCGGCTCCCGTTGAGCTTTGCCGGCAGAACCTGTCTGGTGGCAAGGCTCGTGCGCTTGTTGTCAATTCCGGCAATGCGAACGCCTTTACCGGCTCGAAAGGCCGTCAGGCGACTGCGGCCACGGCCAAGGCTGCTGCGAAGGCTGTCGGGGCGGAAGAAGGCGAGATTTTTCTCGCCTCGACCGGCGTGATCGGCGAGCCGCTCGACGCGGGCCGCTTCACCCATCTGCTCGACGGCATGGCAGCAAATGCTGCGCCAGCGGGGTGGAGCGACGCCGCGCGTGCGATCATGACTACCGACACTTTCCCGAAAATGCTGAGCGCGCGCGTGCGCTTCGGTGACAGCGAAGTCGTGCTGAACGGCATTGCAAAGGGTGCAGGCATGATCGCCCCGGACATGGCGACCATGCTTTCCTTCGTGGCGACGGACGCGCCCATTGCGTCGCATGTCTTGCAAGATCTGCTGTCGAAGGGAACGGCAGGATCCTTCAACTCGGTCACGGTGGACAGCGACACCTCCACCAGCGACAGCCTGATGCTTTTCGCCACCGGCAAGGCGGCTGACAAAGGTGCGCCGCGCGTTGAAGATGTGAAGGACCCGGTGCTCGTGCCTTTCCGGCGAGCACTCAACAAGATGCTCAAGGAACTCGCTCTCCAGATCGTGCGCGATGGCGAAGGTGCGCGCAAACAGGTCGAGGTAAGGGTCACCGGTGCGAAATCCTCACGTTCGGCCAAGCGAGTGGCGCTCTCGATCGCGAATTCTCCCCTGGTGAAGACGGCGGTGGCGGGTGAAGACGCAAACTGGGGCCGCGTCGTCATGGCGGTCGGCAAGGCTGGTGAACCAGCCGACCGCGATCTTCTTTCCATCTGGTTCGGGGATATTCGCGTGGCTCACAATGGCGAGCGCGATCCTGGCTATTCGGAGGAAGAAACCTCCGAATACATGAAGAGGGACGAGGTTGTTATTCGCGCCGATCTCGGTCTTGGACGCGGCAAGGCGACGGTCTGGACCTGTGATCTGACCAAGGAATATGTCGCTATCAATGGCGACTACCGGAGCTGACGCCGCCCGTGTCACCGAATGCTCCAGAGAAATTGGCGATGATCCGGCGCTTCGAGGCGGCGGGCTTTCGCGCATGGCCGGCCAACAAGGTTCGCTTCGACGGGACATGGGCGATCCGGATGACGGCCAGTCATCCTGCACGCAGGCTCAATTCGGTCAATCCGCTCGATCCGGGCGATGCCAAGCAGATTTCCGACCGGGTTGAGCGTGCGCGCCGACTTTTCGAAGCATATGGGCGGACACCCACCTTCCGCATATCCCCGCTTGCTGCCTCTGCGATCAGCGAATATCTCGATGATCGCGGCTGGCAGAAGGGTGGGCACTCGGTTGTGATGCGGATGCCGCTCACTGACGGCACCGTTTCCAGCGCGATGAACCAGATCCCGCTCAAGGATCTCCATCGCTTCGTTTCCGCAGCGCTGCGTGTTCACGATTACGGGCAGGAGTTGAGGCCAGGCTTCACCGAAGTGGTCAGTGCCATCAAGGCCGAAGCCGGATTCTTCGTGCTTGAGGAAGGAGCGCGTTCACTGGCGACAGCCATCTGTGTTCATGATGGGGCGCTGGCGGGTCTGTTCGAGGTGGCCACCGCTTCGGGTGAGCGGGGCAAGGGCTATGGCCGCCGTACGATCCTTTCCGCCTTGAAATGGGCGCGGTTGCGTGGCGCGTCCACGGCATGGCTGCAGGTGGAACTCGACAACTTGCCTGCGCTGAAGCTTTATGAGCGGCTCGGTTTTGCCGAGGCCTATCGCTACCACTACCGCCAACCGCCGGAGCATTGACTTGGCAGAGACTGATACGCCGAAGATTGAAAAGCCAATGGTGCTGGTGGTGGCCTGCGCACTCGTGGATGCTGACGGACGCGTGCTCATCACCCAGCGTCCGGAAGGCAAGACGCTTGCAGGACTGTGGGAGTTTCCCGGCGGCAAGGTGGATCCGGGTGAAGTTCCCGAAGAGGCTCTCATCCGCGAGCTGCACGAAGAGCTGGGGATCGAGACCAAGACGTCCTGCCTTGCGCCGCTGACCTTCGCCAGCTTTTCATACGAAAAATTTCACCTGCTCATGCCGCTCTATGTCTGTCGCCGGTTCTGGGGCATCCCGGAAGGCCGTGAAGGGCAGGCATTGAAGTGGGTGCGGCCCAACCGGCTTCGCGATTATCCGATGCCGCCTGCCGACGAGCCACTGATACCGTTTCTGACCGATCTTCTTTGAACTCAGCGTTAATCGTTCCTTTATCCACCCGTGACAATTTGAGCGTGCAAGGGACGTATTGGCGAGGGGCCGGCCTGGTGCCGGTGGTGGTTCATGGGTGTTTATGCCGAGTGGTCGCGGGATGAGGATGAAAGCTGGACGCGCACTGCGCGCAGCGGAATGCTGCGGGCCGCGCTACTGTTCGGGTCTGCAGGTGTTGCCCTGGCCCTTATCCTGACGCCCATTGCGGAGCGAAAGAGCCGCAGCTATGCTTTTGCCGGTGTCGATCTGATGTCGACCGGTACCGTGGCAAAGCAGCGCCAGGGCACCTACACGATCAGGCGCAGCGTTCTTCAGACACATCCGGATGAACTTTGCATCATTCGTGCGAACGGGTCCCGTTCCGGCGTGTGCTGAGAATCCGCCCGCCCTGTTAAGCTTTCTTAACAGTGTTCAAGTAAGCTCGTTCGCGTATCTGCTATCGAGGTAGTCATGTTCAAGCGTTTCCTCAGGCACGAATCCGGTTCCACTGCGATCGAATATGCTCTGATCGCCGGGCTCCTGGTTCTGGCAATCGTTGCCAGCGCTACCGAGTTGGGGCGTGTCGTGGGCGACAGCTATGACAACACTGCCACCAAATTGAGCGAAGCGAACAAGCGCTGACCGCGCTGTCGCTATTTCTCCAGGACGCTCTTCAGGGATACTTTCGCACTTCCGGGCTTCAACGGCTTTTGCTGCGATTCATGCGGTGCCCAGCCTGAAAGCCATATGATGTTGAAGCTGGCGCGGATGCGGCCGTCCTCGTCAGCGAATTTCTGCGCATAGATCTCGGCAGCACGCATGAACAGCGCGCGGGTGGCCGGTAGGCGGCTGCGTTCGGTCAGGACGCTTGTGGCACCCATGGCGCGCAGGTCGCGGACAAGCGCGAACATGTCGTCGTAACGCACGACCAGATTTTCCACATCGGCAACAGGCAGGGTGAAGCCCGCTCGCTGGAGAAGTGCGCCGGCATCACGAACATCGGTGAAGGGATATACCCGCGGTGCTGCTCCGCCGGAAATTTCGGTCTCTGCCTGCAGGAGCGCGCTGCGCAGCTCCTGCAATGTTCCCGCTCCCACGAAAGCGCCCAGAAACAGGCCGTCCGGGCGCAAAGCGTGCCGGATCTGGAAGAGGAGGCCCGGAAGATCGTTCACCTCATGCAGCGCGAGCAGCGAAACGGCGAGGTCAAGGCTCTCCGTTTCAAGGGGCAGAACTTCATCTTCTGCGACGCGCACACCTTCACCCGCCTTGGATGACGCCTCAACACGCAACACCTCATCCACCTTTCCGCTGGCTTGCAGTGCCGCGGCAGCATCGTCGGTCATCGAGAAAATGCTTCCCGCAACGGGGAAGCGGCGCTCCACCGTATCAAGGCGCTCGCCCATATCTTCAGCCACCCTCTTCATGAGAAAGCGTGCAGAGGGATCGCCCTGTTTCAGGGCGCGCAGTTTGCGCTGGATGCCAAGCTTCCTGTCGAAGAGTGTCTGCATTAATGTGCTCCTTCGGGTGGCGCGGACATGGCACAAATCCGGGGATGGTGCAAAGGTGGGCGCGAGCAATTCATATGGGTGGGACTCGTGAGAGGCACCAGAGCAGCACTGGATGTTGTGGGACGGCTCTTTTTCCCGCCGGTCTGTCTGGGCTGCCGCAACCTCGTGGCTGCACCGGGCACACTCTGTTCCTCATGCTGGAAGAGCCTGCGGTTCATCGAACAACCATGGTGTCCGGTCTATGGCACGCCGTTCGAGCATGAGATGCATGACGGGCATCTTTCCGCGGAAGCGATTGCCAATCCGCCGCCCTTCGACAGCGCGCGGTCTGCCGTTTCGTATACAAGCATTGCACAACATCTGGTGCGGGGTCTGAAATTCGGTGACAGGACCGACCTCGCGCCCTGGATGGCCCGCTGGATGCACCGTGTCGGGGAGGACCAGTTTGGGGAAAACGCGGTTATCGTGCCGATCCCGCTGCATCGCAGCCGGTACCTCAAGCGCCGGTTCAACCAGTCGGCTGAGCTCGGCCGGGCATTGGCTTCAATCTCCGGTCTGCAATTTGCGCCGCAGATTCTCATCCGGAAACGCATGACGCGCCAGCAGGTCGGACTGAAGGCTTCGCAGCGGTTGAAGAATGTGCAAGGAGCCTTCGCGGTGCCGGATGAGGCCAAGGCCTCTCTGGTCGGGCGATCCGTGGTTCTGGTTGATGACGTCTATACCACGGGGGCAACGGCATTTTCAGCTTCCAGGGCGCTCAAACGGGGCGGCGCCGGCACGGTTCACGTGCTTACATTCGCAAGGGTATTGCCAGAAGACTTTGCCATGGAAGACCGCGAACTTATATAAGGCGCAACAATGAAGGAGCGGTCGATGACTGATGTGACGATCTATACGCGCATGGGATGCGGCTACTGCGCCCGCGCCAAACGCCTGCTGGAAAGCAAGGGCGTCGAGTATACGGAGCATGATGCGAGTTTTTCGCCAGAGTTGCGTCAGGAGATGATCCAACGCTCCAATGGCGGCAACACCTTCCCGCAGATTTTCATCGGCGACACGCATGTGGGCGGTTGCGACGAACTTTTCGCCCTGGAGCAGGCGAACAAGCTCGATCCCATGCTGAAAGGCAGCGCCGACTGATGAGCAGGGTAAGGGTCGCTGCACTCCAGATGCGCTCGGGCAAGAGCGTCCACGCCAATATCGAAAATTTCGAAGCATTGGTGCGTGAAGCCGCCGATGCGGGTGCGTTCTATGTTCAGAGCCCGGAGATGACAGGTATTCTCGTGCGTGAGCGCGAAGAGCTCATCAATCGCATCTCCTCCCAGGATGAATGCCCGCTTGTGAAGAAGGCGTCCGAACTGGCTGCCGAACTTGGCATTGCTGTTCATGTGGGCTCCACAGCGATCATTGTTGGTGGCAGAAAGGTTGCCAATCGCGGCTTCCTTTTTGGCCGCGGCGGTGAATTGGTGGCGACTTATGACAAGATCCACATGTTCGATGTCGATCTCGACAATGGTGAGAGCTGGCGGGAGTCCGCCACCTATCGACCAGGCGAAGTCAGCGTGGTTGCGGATATGGGTTTCGCGCGGATAGGCATGGCTGTGTGTTACGACCTGCGCTTTCCGGATCTCTTCCGGGCACAGGCTCTTGGCGGGGCAGAGGTGCTGACGGTGCCAGCGGCATTCACGCGACAGACCGGCGAGGCGCATTGGCAGGTCCTGACGCGCGCACGTGCCATCGAGAATGGTGCATTCCTCATCGCTGCAGCTCAGGGCGGGCGCCATGAGGACGGGCGTGAAACTTATGGACACTCGATCATCGTGGACCCGTGGGGGCGCGTTCTGGCGGAAGCCGACGGCGACGAGCCGGGCGTGATCATGGCCGAGATCGACCCTGCACTGGTTTCTTCCACGCGCAAGAAGGTGCCCAACCTGAAGAATGCCCGGGATTTCGAGTTGCGCGAGGTTCAGAGCCGGGAGGCGGTGGAATGATCCGCTTCAGTCTCGCTTGTGACAGCGGCCACGCATTCGAGGCATGGTTCCGCAATGGCGAGGATTTCGAAAAGCAGAAAGATGCAAGCTTGGTCTCCTGTCCATCCTGCGGTTCCATCGAGGTGAACAAGGCGCTCATGGCGCCTTCGGTTTCCACGGGCCGAAAGAAGGAAAAGATCGCATTGGCAATCGGCGAACAGCAGAAGCAGGCATTGGAGCAGCTCAAGGAACTGTCGAAGAAGGTGCGCGATAACGCCGAATATGTAGGCGACAAATTCGCCGAAGAGGCGCGCAGGATCCATTTCGGTGAGACCGAAAAGCGCGGGATCTATGGCGAGGCGAATCTGGAAGAGGTGAAGGAGTTGGCGGAAGACGGCGTGGAGATCATGCCTCTGCCGGTCTTCCCCGACGACCAGAACTGAGCAAGACGAGGGGCACAGGCCGCCCCTCACGCCTCAGATGCCTGCGGGCTTTTCCGCGAGCACCATGTAGTTGACATCCATGTCCTTCGAACGCTGCCAGCGGTCCGAGAGCGGGTTGTAGGTGACGCCGGTCCGCTCCCTGATCGTCAGGCCGGTGCGAGAGAGCGCGCTTTCCAGTTCCTCCGG comes from the Nitratireductor basaltis genome and includes:
- a CDS encoding carbon-nitrogen hydrolase family protein, with the protein product MSRVRVAALQMRSGKSVHANIENFEALVREAADAGAFYVQSPEMTGILVREREELINRISSQDECPLVKKASELAAELGIAVHVGSTAIIVGGRKVANRGFLFGRGGELVATYDKIHMFDVDLDNGESWRESATYRPGEVSVVADMGFARIGMAVCYDLRFPDLFRAQALGGAEVLTVPAAFTRQTGEAHWQVLTRARAIENGAFLIAAAQGGRHEDGRETYGHSIIVDPWGRVLAEADGDEPGVIMAEIDPALVSSTRKKVPNLKNARDFELREVQSREAVE
- a CDS encoding DUF1178 family protein, producing MIRFSLACDSGHAFEAWFRNGEDFEKQKDASLVSCPSCGSIEVNKALMAPSVSTGRKKEKIALAIGEQQKQALEQLKELSKKVRDNAEYVGDKFAEEARRIHFGETEKRGIYGEANLEEVKELAEDGVEIMPLPVFPDDQN